In Elaeis guineensis isolate ETL-2024a chromosome 1, EG11, whole genome shotgun sequence, a genomic segment contains:
- the LOC105038550 gene encoding putative methyltransferase At1g22800, mitochondrial, with product MALGLGRALVRQWARRPGPQPLLPPRPPPSAPFSTDGDEFQSSRVKIFDRDLKRKQRDRAAWLMGGKDEFVDSVAENLLDRLEDCRKTFPTALCLGGSSEAIRRLLRGRGGIEKLIMMDTSFDMVKRLKDSEKNFPNNNFETFFVVGDEEFLPIKESSVELVISCLGLHWTNDLPGAMIQCRLALKPDGLFLAAILGGETLKELRIACTIAQMEREGGISPRLSPLAQVRDAGNLLTRAGFTLPGVDVDEYTVRYDSALELVEHLRAMGETNALLQRSTILKRDTALATAAVYQSMFGAEDGSVPATFQVIYMTGWREHPSQQKARRRGSATVSFEDIQKHFGSNS from the exons ATGGCTCTTGGGCTCGGCAGAGCTCTGGTTCGGCAATGGGCGAGGAGGCCAGGACCCCAACCCCTCCTTCCCCCTCGCCCACCTCCCTCCGCTCCCTTCTCTACCGACGGCGATGAATTCCAGAGCTCTCGTGTCAAGATCTTCGATCGAGACCTCAAGCGGAAGCag AGGGATCGAGCTGCGTGGTTGATGGGAGGAAAGGACGAGTTTGTGGACTCGGTGGCCGAAAACCTTCTTGATCGCCTCGAG GATTGCAGAAAAACATTTCCTACAGCACTATGTCTTGGAGGTTCATCTGAGGCGATTAGACGTTTGTTACGTGGGCGTG GTGGTATTGAAAAGCTTATCATGATGGATACATCATTTGACATGGTTAAGCGATTAAAAGATTCAGAAAAGAATTTTCCCAACAACAACTTTGAGACTTTCTTTGTGGTTGGAGATGAAGAGTTCTTGCCAATAAAAGAAAG CTCTGTGGAATTGGTAATCAGTTGCTTGGGACTTCATTGGACAAATGATCTTCCTGGGGCCATGATACAA TGTAGATTGGCATTGAAGCCTGATGGTCTGTTTCTAGCAGCTATCCTTGGTGGAGAGACTTTAAA AGAGCTGAGGATAGCTTGTACTATTGCTCAAATGGAACGTGAGGGGGGAATAAGCCCTCGACTATCTCCTCTGGCACAA GTCCGTGATGCAGGAAATCTTCTGACAAGGGCAGGTTTCACTCTTCCTGGTGTTGATGTTGATGAATATACTGTCAGATATGATAGTG CTTTGGAGCTTGTTGAACATCTGCGGGCAATGGGTGAGACCAATGCTCTTCTTCAAAGAAGTACG ATCCTAAAGAGAGACACGGCCTTGGCTACTGCTGCAGTGTACCAGTCAATGTTTGGAGCAGAGGATGGAAGTGTTCCGGCAACTTTCCAG GTCATTTACATGACAGGATGGAGGGAACATCCTTCGCAGCAGAAGGCTAGGAGGAGGGGCTCTGCCACTGTATCATTTGAGGACATCCAGAAGCATTTTGGTAGCAACAGCTAA